From Polaribacter butkevichii, a single genomic window includes:
- a CDS encoding 3-hydroxyacyl-CoA dehydrogenase, with protein MKYKNITVAGSGVLGYQIAFQIAFQGFNVTIYDINDEVLEKAKSKFKIIAKAFKSDLNATQEQLDITFKNLTYTSNLTESVKDADLLIEAIPENIAIKISFYERLAKVAPKKTIFATNSSTLLPSQLADSTGRPKQFLALHFANNIWKHNTAEIMGHPTTDPKIFKDLIIFAKAIGMLPLPLHKEQPGYILNSLLVPLLSASLDLLVKEVSDPYTIDKTWMKATGAPIGPFAILDTVGINTVYNINLSSAEETQEPLAFKTVKYLKENFIDKNKLGISTGEGFYKYPNPRFLDSDFLKIKP; from the coding sequence ATGAAATATAAAAATATAACTGTTGCTGGAAGTGGTGTTTTAGGTTATCAAATTGCTTTTCAAATTGCTTTTCAAGGTTTTAACGTAACTATTTACGATATTAATGATGAAGTTTTAGAAAAAGCAAAATCAAAATTTAAAATAATCGCTAAGGCTTTTAAATCAGATTTAAACGCAACTCAAGAACAATTAGATATAACCTTTAAAAACTTAACTTATACTTCAAATTTAACAGAATCCGTAAAAGATGCTGACTTATTGATTGAGGCTATTCCAGAAAATATAGCAATAAAAATAAGTTTTTATGAGCGCTTAGCTAAAGTTGCTCCCAAAAAAACAATTTTTGCTACAAATTCATCTACACTTCTACCAAGTCAACTTGCTGATTCCACAGGAAGACCAAAGCAGTTTTTAGCTTTACATTTTGCTAATAATATTTGGAAACATAACACGGCAGAAATAATGGGACACCCTACAACAGACCCTAAAATTTTTAAAGACTTAATTATATTTGCTAAAGCAATAGGAATGTTACCATTACCTCTACACAAAGAGCAACCTGGATATATATTAAACTCATTATTAGTACCTTTATTAAGCGCTAGCTTAGACTTATTAGTTAAAGAAGTGTCTGACCCTTATACAATTGATAAAACATGGATGAAAGCTACTGGAGCTCCAATTGGTCCTTTTGCAATATTAGATACTGTTGGTATAAACACGGTTTATAATATTAACTTATCATCTGCAGAAGAAACACAAGAACCACTTGCCTTTAAAACGGTAAAATACTTGAAAGAAAATTTTATTGATAAAAATAAATTAGGTATTTCTACAGGTGAAGGTTTTTACAAGTATCCAAACCCTAGATTCTTAGATTCTGATTTCTTAAAAATAAAACCATAA